The segment TCTTCGGTGTCGACTCCATCGACGGTTTCTTCGACCTCTCCACCTGGATCGCGGCCATCGTCGGCTCGCTCATCCTGCTGGTGGTCTACCGCCTCGTCACCGGGAACCGGCACAGCCGCACCTGAACGATCCGCGCACCCGTGAGGCCGACCCCCGACACCGGGGGTCGGCCTCACGCCGTGTCCCCGGCGAAGTGCGCCGGTCGCGGTCGAGTTCGGCCGGGCTGGCCGCAAAGACGGAACACCTGCGGAAATCCTCCCATTCTGTGTGGTGCCCGGCGGCATGGCCCCGCGATACCGGGGCAGGCGGCCTCCCGTACGGAGAACGAGGCACACCGAGAACGAGGAGGCAGCGCATGACTGAGGCGATGTGGGGTTACGAGGGTGCCGAGGGCTACGCTGCGGGTTCGGACCTGACGGGGTACCGGGTCGAGGCGACGGACGGGCACATCGGCAAGGTCGACAAGCACACCGTCGACGTCGGCGCGGGCTACATCGTGGTCGACACCGGCCCGTGGATCTTCGGCCGCGAGGTGCTGCTGCCGGCCGGCACCATCACCCGGGTCGACGACGCGGAGAAGACGGTGTGGGTCGGCCGCACCCGGGACGAGGTGAAGAACTCCCCGGAGTACGACAAGGACAGGCACGGCGACGACCCGGCCTACCGCAACCAGGTCGGCGGCTACTACGGCGGCACCGCCGTCTGACCCGCTGAACCCAGGCCGTCCGGGGCCCCGCGTCCGACGACGCGGGGCCCCGGACGTTGCCCGCCCGCACCCGTCACCCGACCGCCCCGATGACCTCCGGGGCGGATTCCCGCTCCGCGGCCGTACGGCTTGCTACTGCACCGCGGCGGGAGCTGGGGCTGGACCGTGCTGCTCGGCCCGTGGGGCCGCGAGGACCGGGTCGGGCACGACGCCTCCCTTCGCGCCAAGGCCACACAAATCCTTCACACAATCCGAAGGCATGCGCACGGCGCGAGGGGGTAGACAGGCGCCGACCGTGACGCTGTGGGAAGGAACCGATCGTGACGAGGGACCAGCTCCTGATGGCAGCGCCCAACCCGGTGAACGACCGCGCGCACACCGCACCGCCGCGCAGCCCTCGGGAGGTCGCACCGGAGCTGGCGGAGCTCGGCGATCTG is part of the Kitasatospora cineracea genome and harbors:
- a CDS encoding PRC-barrel domain-containing protein; the protein is MTEAMWGYEGAEGYAAGSDLTGYRVEATDGHIGKVDKHTVDVGAGYIVVDTGPWIFGREVLLPAGTITRVDDAEKTVWVGRTRDEVKNSPEYDKDRHGDDPAYRNQVGGYYGGTAV